A genome region from Hymenobacter tibetensis includes the following:
- a CDS encoding alpha/beta fold hydrolase — translation MKQPLLLLHGALASEAQLKPLARELSAFYSIHTFSFSGHGGRAVAADSFSMQGFAKEVALFIEEKALAPVDIFGYSMGGYAALAAAVAAPGSIRTITTLGTKLDWSPATAALETRFLDLDTMRAKVPHYVAQLEQLHAPTPLPELLTATAGMMRTLGTAPLLTPTVLANLEVPVQMMVGELDKNAGVDASRHFADYMPHATFEILMNTPHPLERVNPDLLVSRIARFIESVV, via the coding sequence ATGAAACAACCATTGCTGCTGCTGCATGGCGCGTTGGCTTCGGAAGCTCAACTGAAGCCGTTAGCTCGGGAGTTGTCGGCGTTTTACAGCATCCACACCTTCTCGTTTAGTGGGCACGGTGGCCGGGCAGTAGCAGCCGATTCGTTTTCGATGCAGGGCTTTGCCAAGGAAGTAGCACTGTTTATTGAAGAAAAAGCGCTGGCGCCAGTTGATATTTTCGGGTACAGCATGGGCGGCTACGCGGCCCTCGCGGCGGCTGTGGCCGCACCCGGTAGCATCCGTACCATCACCACGCTGGGCACCAAGCTCGACTGGTCGCCGGCTACTGCCGCGCTGGAAACGCGCTTTCTCGATTTGGATACCATGCGCGCCAAGGTGCCGCACTACGTAGCCCAGCTCGAGCAGCTCCACGCCCCTACCCCGCTGCCTGAGTTACTTACGGCCACTGCCGGCATGATGCGTACCCTTGGCACGGCGCCGTTGCTTACGCCCACCGTGCTGGCTAACTTGGAGGTACCGGTGCAAATGATGGTGGGCGAACTAGACAAAAACGCCGGCGTGGATGCCTCGCGGCACTTTGCCGATTACATGCCCCACGCCACCTTCGAGATTCTGATGAACACCCCGCACCCGCTGGAACGTGTGAATCCCGATTTGCTGGTTAGCCGGATTGCGCGCTTCATTGAAAGCGTGGTGTAA
- a CDS encoding M48 family metallopeptidase, producing the protein MLKKIVLGSCLFIAAACSTVPITGRRQLSLVSDAEMNAMAATQYRAVLDSSKVIASGEQAAMVKRVGQRVQQAVETYFRQQNQQNQLEGYAWEFNLLDEKQENAWCMPGGKVAVYTGILPITQDENGLAVVMGHEIAHAVAKHSSERASQQYAAQGVGAAVSTAVGQTPTLTQNVFLQAVGLGSQLGLLKYGRSQESEADHLGLIFMAMAGYNPDNAIAFWQRMDSREGAAAPPEFLSTHPSNGTRIANIQRELPEARTYYKP; encoded by the coding sequence ATGCTCAAGAAAATAGTTCTGGGTAGCTGCCTGTTTATCGCTGCTGCCTGTTCCACGGTTCCTATCACGGGCCGCCGTCAGCTTAGCCTGGTTTCCGATGCGGAAATGAACGCCATGGCCGCCACGCAGTACCGGGCGGTGCTGGATTCCAGCAAAGTAATTGCTAGCGGAGAGCAAGCCGCAATGGTGAAGCGTGTTGGGCAGCGTGTGCAGCAAGCAGTGGAAACTTACTTTCGGCAGCAAAACCAACAGAATCAGCTGGAAGGCTATGCGTGGGAGTTCAACCTACTTGATGAAAAGCAGGAAAACGCGTGGTGTATGCCCGGCGGTAAAGTGGCCGTATATACTGGCATCCTGCCCATCACGCAAGATGAAAACGGCCTTGCTGTTGTGATGGGCCACGAAATTGCTCACGCAGTAGCCAAGCATAGTTCAGAACGGGCCAGCCAACAGTATGCCGCACAGGGCGTAGGCGCCGCCGTATCAACGGCAGTAGGACAAACACCAACGCTCACGCAGAACGTGTTCCTGCAGGCAGTAGGGCTTGGCTCGCAGTTGGGGCTGCTCAAATACGGGCGGAGCCAAGAGTCGGAGGCCGACCACCTGGGGCTGATCTTCATGGCTATGGCTGGCTACAACCCCGACAATGCCATTGCGTTCTGGCAGCGCATGGACTCGCGCGAGGGTGCCGCTGCGCCCCCAGAATTTCTTTCCACGCACCCCTCCAACGGTACGCGCATCGCCAATATTCAGCGCGAATTACCGGAAGCGCGTACGTACTATAAGCCCTAA
- a CDS encoding fumarylacetoacetate hydrolase family protein, whose product MKILCIGRNYADHITELQNETPDAPVIFSKPDTALLQRNQPFFYPDFSQDIHHEIELVLRICKNGKNIEEKFAHTYYDAIGLGIDFTARDLQSKLKSKGLPWELAKGFDGSAPLGETFKPVSDFPNPKDINFRLEVNGEVRQQGNSGLMLHPFDAIISYISKFITLKMGDLIFTGTPSGVGPVKIGDQLTGYIGDEKMLDLAVK is encoded by the coding sequence ATGAAAATTCTTTGCATCGGCCGCAACTATGCCGACCATATAACGGAACTACAGAACGAGACGCCCGACGCGCCCGTCATTTTTTCCAAGCCCGATACCGCCCTGCTCCAGCGCAATCAGCCGTTCTTTTACCCTGATTTTTCGCAGGACATTCACCACGAAATCGAGTTGGTGCTACGCATCTGCAAGAATGGCAAGAACATCGAGGAGAAGTTTGCTCATACCTATTACGACGCCATTGGCCTGGGTATAGATTTCACGGCCCGCGACTTGCAGAGTAAGCTAAAAAGCAAAGGCCTGCCTTGGGAACTCGCGAAAGGCTTCGACGGCTCTGCCCCACTCGGCGAAACGTTCAAACCCGTGAGCGACTTCCCTAATCCCAAAGACATCAACTTCCGGCTGGAAGTGAACGGGGAGGTGCGCCAGCAAGGTAACTCTGGCTTAATGCTGCATCCCTTCGACGCCATCATCAGCTACATTTCCAAGTTTATCACGCTGAAAATGGGCGACCTGATTTTTACGGGCACCCCAAGCGGCGTAGGTCCAGTTAAAATCGGTGACCAGCTCACAGGCTACATCGGCGACGAAAAAATGCTGGACCTCGCCGTGAAATAA